One genomic segment of Coffea arabica cultivar ET-39 chromosome 6e, Coffea Arabica ET-39 HiFi, whole genome shotgun sequence includes these proteins:
- the LOC113692251 gene encoding serine/threonine-protein kinase RIPK, with amino-acid sequence MTVQKVSWQCFVLGCYKIENPKPKKKKVVAKQTSFHRLSMSDFSSSTISEDLSISLAGSNIHIFTLQELKVITQSFSSSNFLGEGGFGPVHKGFIDDKLRPGLKAQPVAVKLLDLDGCQGHKEWLTEVIFLGQLRHPNLVKLIGYCCEEEHRLLVYEYMPRGSLENQLFRRYSVSLPWSARMKIALGAAKGLAFLHEAEKPVIYRDFKASNILLDSDYTAKLSDFGLAKDGPEGDDTHVSTRVMGTQGYAAPEYIMTGHLTAASDVYSFGVVLLELLTGRRSVDKTRPSREQNLADWARPMLKDSRKLSRIMDPRLEGMYSEEGAQQAAALAYHCLSHRPKNRPNMSDIVKTLEPLKGYNDTSIGTFVYTVPVETDLKKESEKESEGKKKVKKENGHHQQKHRLHHHNHKRSFGTPNSPTIYSETQLQLRVKDGINSPLHQRLKRV; translated from the exons ATGACAGTCCAGAAGGTTTCGTGGCAATGTTTTGTTCTGGGATGTTACAAGATTGAGAACCCTAAaccgaaaaagaagaaagttgtGGCCAAGCAAACTTCATTCCACAGGCTTTCGATGTCGGATTTTAGTTCTTCAACCATTTCAGAGGATCTCTCTATCTCTTTAGCCGGCTCCAACATTCACATATTTACTCTTCAGGAGCTGAAGGTGATCACTCAGAGCTTCTCGTCTAGTAACTTTCTTGGTGAGGGAGGATTTGGACCAGTTCATAAAGGGTTCATTGACGACAAGCTTAGACCCGGGCTGAAGGCTCAGCCAGTGGCTGTCAAGCTCCTTGATCTGGACGGCTGCCAAGGTCACAAGGAATGGCTG ACTGAAGTGATATTTCTGGGGCAATTGAGGCATCCAAATTTGGTGAAGTTGATCGGATACTGCTGCGAGGAGGAACATCGACTTTTAGTCTATGAATACATGCCACGAGGCAGCCTGGAGAATCAGCTGTTTAGAA GATATTCCGTGTCGCTTCCATGGTCAGCAAGGATGAAAATTGCCCTTGGAGCTGCAAAAGGCCTTGCCTTTCTCCACGAGGCAGAAAAACCAGTAATCTACAGGGATTTTAAAGCCTCGAACATCCTGCTAGACTCT GATTACACTGCTAAACTCTCCGATTTCGGGCTTGCAAAAGATGGTCCAGAGGGAGATGATACGCATGTTTCGACGAGAGTTATGGGGACGCAAGGCTATGCTGCCCCTGAGTATATCATGACAG GTCACTTGACAGCAGCAAGTGATGTGTATAGCTTCGGAGTAGTGCTGTTGGAGCTTCTTACAGGCAGAAGATCAGTGGACAAAACCCGTCCTTCTAGGGAACAGAACTTGGCAGATTGGGCGAGACCAATGTTAAAAGATTCCCGGAAGCTCAGCCGGATAATGGATCCTAGGCTTGAAGGCATGTACTCCGAGGAAGGGGCTCAGCAAGCTGCAGCATTGGCTTATCATTGCCTGAGTCATAGGCCGAAGAACAGACCAAATATGAGCGACATTGTAAAAACCCTGGAGCCTCTCAAGGGTTACAATGACACTTCAATTGGGACGTTTGTGTACACGGTTCCAGTTGAAACTGATTTGAAGAAAGAAAGCGAAAAGGAGAGTGAAGGAaagaagaaagtgaagaaagaaaatggtcaCCACCAACAAAAACACAGGTTACACCACCATAACCATAAACGTAGTTTCGGAACTCCTAATTCTCCAACGATTTACTCGGAAACTCAGCTACAGCTGAGGGTGAAAGACGGGATAAATTCGCCTCTGCATCAGAGATTGAAAAGAGTATAG